One window from the genome of Chroococcidiopsis sp. TS-821 encodes:
- the ychF gene encoding redox-regulated ATPase YchF, translating into MLRAGIVGLPNVGKSTLFNALVANAKAEAANFPFCTIEPNVGVVAVPDERLQVLGKISASAQIVPARVEFVDIAGLVKGASQGEGLGNQFLSHIREVDAIVHVVRCFENDDIIHVAGSVDPKRDIEIINLELALADLAQIERRIERTKKQARTSKDAQFEVSVLEKLSAALNEGKSVRQVSLTEEEAATIKGLGLLSGKPIIYAANVSEEDLATGNEYVEQVRQIASQENAQVVIVSAQVEAELVELPEEDKAEFLASLGVAEGGLKSLIRATYKLLGLRTYFTSGPKETRAWTIHAGMSAPQAAGVIHSDFERGFIRAETVAYEDLVATGSMNAAKEKGLVRSEGKDYVVQEGDVMLFRFNV; encoded by the coding sequence ATGCTCAGAGCCGGAATCGTAGGGCTACCCAACGTTGGAAAATCAACTTTGTTTAATGCTTTGGTTGCCAATGCCAAAGCGGAAGCTGCTAATTTCCCGTTTTGTACGATTGAACCGAATGTAGGTGTTGTTGCAGTTCCAGACGAACGATTACAAGTTCTAGGAAAAATCTCAGCTTCGGCGCAAATTGTACCGGCGCGAGTTGAATTTGTTGATATTGCAGGTTTAGTCAAAGGTGCAAGCCAAGGCGAAGGTTTGGGCAATCAGTTTCTTTCACATATTCGCGAAGTTGATGCGATCGTTCATGTCGTGCGTTGTTTTGAAAACGACGATATTATTCATGTCGCGGGTTCGGTCGATCCTAAACGAGATATTGAAATTATTAATTTAGAATTGGCATTGGCTGATTTAGCTCAAATTGAACGACGTATCGAACGTACGAAAAAGCAAGCTCGTACGAGTAAAGACGCCCAGTTTGAAGTCAGCGTTCTAGAAAAATTAAGTGCTGCATTAAACGAAGGCAAATCAGTAAGACAAGTCAGTTTAACCGAAGAAGAAGCAGCAACAATTAAAGGATTAGGATTATTGAGTGGTAAACCAATTATTTATGCAGCAAATGTCTCTGAAGAAGACTTAGCAACGGGTAACGAATATGTCGAACAAGTGCGGCAAATTGCTTCGCAAGAAAATGCTCAAGTTGTAATTGTTTCTGCGCAAGTTGAAGCCGAGTTAGTAGAATTACCCGAAGAAGATAAAGCTGAGTTTCTTGCATCTTTAGGTGTTGCAGAGGGCGGGCTAAAATCGTTAATCCGTGCTACATACAAACTTTTAGGATTGCGTACCTATTTTACGTCAGGACCTAAAGAAACTCGTGCGTGGACAATTCATGCAGGAATGTCTGCACCGCAAGCCGCTGGCGTGATTCACTCGGATTTTGAACGCGGATTTATTCGAGCAGAGACAGTTGCTTACGAAGACCTAGTCGCGACTGGATCGATGAATGCAGCTAAAGAGAAAGGTTTGGTGAGAAGTGAAGGAAAAGATTACGTCGTCCAAGAAGGTGATGTAATGCTATTTCGATTTAATGTTTAG
- a CDS encoding aminotransferase class I/II-fold pyridoxal phosphate-dependent enzyme yields MHFSEQYQINLPILDALRECANDNHAAFYTPGHKRGQGISSSLARNFNSNIFKFDLPELPELDNLFAPQGVIQEAQELAADAFGAEQTWFLVNGSTCGVEAAILATCNAGDKIILPRNVHSSAIAGLILSGAIPVFINPEYDSELDIAHSITLESVATALQQHPDAKAVMILYPTYYGACGDIGAIASLAHKHNIPLLVDEAHGAHFAFHPDLPISALAAGADLTVQSTHKVLGAMTQASMLHVQGNRIDRDRLSKALQLVQSTSPSYLLLASLDAARQQMALHGKSLMSRTLQLAAEARTHLHQIPGLSVLECQSTPGFCRLDPTRLTVTVSGLGLTGFEADEILHEQLSVTAELPSLQHLTFIISFGNAQEDIEKLVSAFNLVSQRYQKEHLTYKKPMWEDFVYKMGYTVQISPRQAYFAETESVPISQASDRICAELVCPYPPGIPVLMPGEIINRQALDYLQQILVTGGFISGCADPSLSTLKVVRQKS; encoded by the coding sequence ATGCATTTTTCTGAGCAATACCAAATAAACTTACCAATATTAGATGCTTTACGTGAATGTGCTAACGACAACCATGCAGCTTTCTACACGCCAGGACACAAACGAGGGCAAGGAATTTCCTCTTCCTTAGCGCGTAATTTCAATTCAAATATTTTTAAGTTTGACCTACCAGAACTTCCTGAATTAGATAATTTGTTTGCTCCTCAAGGTGTGATTCAAGAAGCCCAAGAATTAGCAGCAGATGCTTTCGGTGCGGAACAAACTTGGTTTTTAGTTAACGGTTCTACGTGTGGAGTTGAAGCCGCAATTTTAGCAACTTGCAATGCTGGAGATAAAATTATTCTGCCGCGTAATGTACATTCGTCCGCCATCGCTGGCTTAATTCTTTCTGGTGCGATTCCTGTTTTCATTAATCCTGAGTATGACTCAGAACTAGATATTGCACATAGTATTACTTTAGAAAGTGTAGCAACCGCACTCCAACAGCATCCTGACGCGAAAGCCGTGATGATCCTTTACCCAACGTACTACGGTGCGTGTGGTGATATAGGTGCGATCGCTTCTCTCGCGCACAAACACAACATCCCCTTACTCGTAGACGAAGCGCACGGCGCACACTTTGCTTTTCATCCTGACTTACCTATCTCTGCGTTGGCAGCTGGTGCCGATTTAACTGTGCAATCAACGCATAAGGTTCTCGGAGCAATGACTCAAGCATCGATGCTCCACGTCCAAGGTAATAGGATAGACCGCGATCGCCTCTCTAAAGCTTTACAACTTGTGCAATCTACAAGTCCTAGTTATTTACTCTTAGCTTCCCTCGATGCCGCACGCCAACAAATGGCACTGCATGGAAAATCTTTAATGTCACGCACTTTACAACTTGCCGCAGAAGCACGCACCCACCTTCATCAAATTCCTGGATTATCAGTTTTGGAATGCCAATCTACTCCAGGTTTTTGCCGTTTAGACCCGACGCGACTCACGGTTACAGTTTCAGGGTTGGGTTTAACAGGCTTTGAGGCGGATGAAATCTTACACGAACAACTCAGTGTGACAGCAGAATTACCCTCATTGCAACACCTAACTTTTATTATTTCCTTTGGCAACGCGCAAGAAGATATTGAAAAGTTAGTATCAGCTTTCAATTTGGTATCTCAAAGATATCAAAAAGAACACTTGACTTATAAAAAGCCTATGTGGGAAGATTTTGTTTATAAGATGGGATATACCGTGCAAATTTCACCGCGACAAGCATATTTTGCAGAAACCGAAAGTGTACCGATATCCCAAGCAAGCGATCGCATTTGTGCAGAATTAGTTTGTCCTTACCCCCCAGGAATTCCTGTCTTAATGCCAGGAGAAATCATCAACAGGCAAGCACTAGATTACCTCCAGCAAATCCTAGTAACGGGAGGTTTTATTAGTGGTTGTGCCGATCCAAGCCTAAGCACTTTAAAAGTAGTGAGACAGAAGAGCTAG
- the ruvC gene encoding crossover junction endodeoxyribonuclease RuvC, protein MEKRILGIDPGLAILGFGTIRATQRDFNSAGAIASQAANAEVITKPELTLLDFGVIQTSADIEMGKRLCTIYEDLNVLLEQSQPNLVAIEKLFFYKMGNTISVAQARGVIMLVLAQHDIPFVEFTPAQVKQALTGWGNAKKYEVQQAVAQQLDLDYIPRPDDAADALAVALTAWYCNSRIFS, encoded by the coding sequence ATGGAAAAGCGAATTTTGGGAATCGATCCTGGTCTAGCGATTTTGGGATTCGGTACAATTAGGGCAACGCAGCGGGATTTCAATTCTGCTGGGGCGATCGCTTCCCAAGCTGCTAACGCAGAAGTTATTACCAAACCAGAATTAACATTACTTGATTTTGGTGTGATTCAAACTTCAGCCGATATCGAGATGGGGAAAAGACTGTGCACGATTTACGAAGACTTAAATGTCTTGCTCGAACAGTCGCAACCTAACCTAGTTGCAATTGAAAAGCTCTTTTTCTATAAGATGGGCAATACGATTTCTGTAGCTCAGGCGCGTGGCGTAATTATGCTGGTGTTGGCACAGCACGATATTCCATTTGTCGAGTTTACGCCAGCCCAAGTCAAACAAGCACTTACAGGTTGGGGTAACGCCAAAAAGTATGAAGTTCAACAAGCTGTCGCACAACAACTAGATTTAGATTATATTCCGCGTCCTGATGATGCTGCAGATGCGCTGGCAGTTGCCCTAACAGCATGGTATTGCAATAGTAGAATATTCTCCTAA
- the yvcK gene encoding gluconeogenesis factor YvcK family protein, with amino-acid sequence MRFAPFKKSLRSIKQESLHRAPHRVGQWFKWLAPGIFVKRWLLLSAGGVVLVGLGLAIWVKLTPIFHALQLIQDIVGTIANFVPNYISGPLVLLLGALLIFWGQTRTVGSITEVLRPEGGDEELIDVLLTHRRLHRGPKIVAIGGGTGLSTLLRGLKAYSANITAIVTVADDGGSSGRLRREIGVLPPGDIRNCLAALASEEKLLTELFQYRFRAGDGLVGHSFGNLFLTAMSEITGDLERAIAASSQVLAIRGQVFPATLSDVRLWAELADGRRIEGESNITKAGGCILKIGCTPAEPPALPKALQAIHEADYIIIGPGSLYTSVIPNLLVPEIANAIAARCKGGKTPPIPCIYVCNVMTQPGETQGYTVSDHIRAIDAACGQKLFSAVLVHRRTPSEKSLRRYAQENSHPVFLDREVVARLGRRIILANVIDEDEETGLVRHNPRALAQVLLRWYGRART; translated from the coding sequence ATGCGATTTGCTCCTTTTAAAAAATCCTTACGAAGTATCAAGCAGGAATCGCTCCATCGCGCTCCCCATCGAGTTGGACAGTGGTTCAAATGGTTAGCTCCTGGGATATTTGTCAAACGCTGGTTACTGTTAAGCGCTGGCGGAGTGGTGTTAGTTGGCTTAGGTTTGGCAATCTGGGTCAAATTAACGCCAATTTTTCATGCATTGCAATTAATCCAGGACATTGTCGGCACGATCGCGAATTTTGTTCCTAATTATATTAGCGGTCCTTTGGTATTGCTTCTGGGCGCATTGTTGATCTTCTGGGGACAAACCCGCACCGTCGGCTCAATTACTGAGGTATTACGACCAGAAGGTGGCGATGAAGAACTGATCGATGTACTCTTAACACACCGCCGCTTGCATCGCGGACCTAAAATTGTCGCCATTGGCGGTGGGACAGGTTTATCAACGTTGCTGCGCGGACTCAAGGCGTATAGCGCGAACATCACTGCCATTGTCACTGTAGCAGACGATGGCGGGTCTTCAGGACGGCTGCGGCGCGAAATAGGGGTTCTTCCCCCAGGCGATATTCGCAACTGTTTAGCCGCCCTCGCCTCCGAGGAAAAATTATTGACTGAGCTTTTTCAGTACCGCTTCCGAGCTGGTGATGGTTTAGTTGGGCATAGTTTTGGGAATTTATTCCTCACCGCAATGAGTGAAATTACTGGTGATTTAGAACGGGCGATCGCCGCAAGTTCGCAAGTTCTCGCAATTCGCGGACAAGTTTTTCCCGCAACGCTCAGTGATGTGCGCTTGTGGGCAGAATTAGCTGATGGTCGTCGTATTGAAGGTGAATCTAATATTACCAAAGCAGGCGGCTGTATCCTCAAAATCGGCTGTACTCCCGCCGAACCTCCCGCACTACCCAAAGCACTACAAGCGATTCATGAAGCTGACTACATTATCATTGGTCCTGGAAGTCTCTATACAAGCGTTATTCCGAATTTACTAGTACCAGAAATTGCCAACGCGATCGCCGCCCGCTGTAAAGGAGGTAAAACCCCGCCAATTCCTTGTATCTACGTTTGTAACGTCATGACACAACCAGGTGAAACCCAAGGTTATACTGTCTCGGATCATATTCGCGCGATCGACGCTGCGTGCGGACAAAAATTATTTAGTGCTGTCCTGGTTCATCGACGAACTCCCTCAGAAAAAAGCCTGAGGCGCTATGCACAAGAAAATTCGCATCCTGTATTTCTAGATCGCGAAGTTGTTGCTCGCTTAGGACGACGGATTATTTTAGCCAACGTGATCGATGAAGATGAAGAAACTGGACTAGTGCGGCATAATCCTCGGGCATTAGCACAAGTGCTCTTACGCTGGTATGGTCGCGCTCGCACATAA
- the tsaE gene encoding tRNA (adenosine(37)-N6)-threonylcarbamoyltransferase complex ATPase subunit type 1 TsaE yields MNKRQIRTLLVDPQATLRLGKFLGQTLNAGSVLLLQGDLGSGKTTLVQGIGSGLGIKEQIVSPTFTLINEYREGRLPLYHLDLYRLEPESVAALYPEAYWEGIDVELGITAIEWAERLPYLPSSYINIRFSHHNTHGRQVDVSAVGIQLDFLENFTT; encoded by the coding sequence ATGAATAAAAGACAAATTCGTACTTTGCTTGTAGATCCACAAGCAACGCTGCGCTTAGGTAAATTTTTAGGGCAAACTTTGAATGCAGGTAGTGTGTTGTTATTACAAGGGGATTTAGGAAGTGGTAAAACTACATTAGTTCAAGGAATTGGTAGCGGGCTAGGAATTAAGGAGCAAATTGTTAGCCCTACATTTACTTTAATCAATGAGTATAGAGAAGGGCGCTTGCCACTTTATCACTTAGATCTATATCGTTTAGAACCAGAGTCAGTTGCTGCATTATACCCAGAAGCTTACTGGGAAGGTATCGATGTAGAGTTAGGTATTACAGCAATTGAATGGGCAGAACGCTTGCCATATCTACCATCGAGTTATATTAATATCCGCTTTAGCCACCATAACACTCATGGTCGTCAAGTAGACGTATCTGCGGTAGGCATTCAACTCGATTTTTTAGAAAATTTCACAACCTGA
- a CDS encoding CRTAC1 family protein: MRLHKRLKILLCFGIATLVFSFTTKVSLSFTSQASTIKFQEATANAGIVSSQDETHGVAWLDYNSDGKPDLWITPHGYRSSDRPKGAKFPRLYLNMGGGKFKDIISQVWPKSGVTGDSHGSAWGDFDNDGDPDLFVVTGAQAGYGQENNFFLVNHQGKLQEQATKWGLNFPLGRGRAPLWLDWNKDGLLDVLQLNDIRPDGKAPSTLFRRMTNAFQNANAQVGLQTNQASDFAQLADVSGDGKQDIVIQSPSRYPQKIYDSTTIPFRDITGRLPAHQFVSDAVIADFNNDTYLDVFLPRNRLIRVPSVHQINAKLALAKLLAFQREVGVSFKTSGNVSFDFRTTPVTEIVTEIGRPEIFIGSQGRQPGKLGFSLSPQDPTVRGIKPHKAGVDTGLYIGYEPATQTWTVRLSSPKYKLVHLVIETPQPMSHLTRIGFGPLDLSQFDLPDVLLFYDPKTKQYVNRTQGSGIGNPLLAHSVVAGDFDNDMDVDLYVLRGYESYSLPSVLYENLGNGTFRVVPNAGGAAGRHPGFHVVTQMTRTMFGSCVAVADYNVDGFLDLFMGSTVLRATQKTYTGTPHQLFRNLGNKNHWLEIDLQGIASNRDGIGTRVLLTAGGVTQVREQGGGMHLYGQNHQRLHFGLKNNTLIDRIEVYWPSGVVQKMYNLPVDRVMKIVEGNGMLRRGG, from the coding sequence GTGCGACTTCATAAACGGCTAAAAATACTATTATGTTTTGGCATAGCGACACTCGTTTTTAGTTTTACGACTAAAGTTAGTTTAAGTTTTACTAGTCAAGCTTCCACAATTAAGTTCCAAGAAGCCACCGCAAATGCTGGAATAGTGTCATCCCAAGACGAAACTCATGGTGTTGCTTGGTTAGATTACAACAGCGACGGTAAGCCCGATCTATGGATTACACCGCACGGCTACAGAAGCTCAGATCGTCCCAAAGGAGCAAAATTTCCTCGTCTTTATCTCAACATGGGTGGCGGTAAATTTAAAGATATTATTTCGCAAGTTTGGCCCAAAAGCGGTGTAACAGGCGATTCTCACGGTTCAGCCTGGGGTGATTTTGATAATGACGGCGATCCTGACTTATTTGTCGTCACAGGAGCGCAAGCTGGCTACGGTCAAGAAAACAATTTTTTCCTTGTCAATCATCAAGGAAAGCTACAGGAGCAAGCAACTAAGTGGGGTTTAAATTTCCCATTAGGAAGAGGTCGAGCCCCGCTATGGCTAGACTGGAACAAAGATGGACTTTTGGATGTTCTTCAGTTAAATGACATCCGACCTGACGGAAAAGCTCCTAGTACCTTGTTTAGAAGAATGACAAATGCTTTTCAAAATGCCAATGCACAAGTTGGCTTGCAAACAAACCAAGCCTCTGACTTTGCCCAACTTGCAGATGTGTCTGGCGATGGTAAGCAGGATATCGTCATTCAAAGTCCATCTAGATACCCGCAGAAGATCTACGATTCAACAACAATTCCTTTTCGAGATATAACTGGGAGATTACCTGCTCATCAGTTTGTTTCCGACGCTGTCATTGCTGACTTTAATAATGACACCTATCTAGATGTGTTTCTGCCCAGAAATCGTCTCATTCGCGTTCCTAGCGTACATCAAATAAATGCAAAGTTAGCCTTAGCAAAGTTACTAGCCTTCCAACGGGAGGTGGGAGTCAGTTTTAAGACAAGTGGGAATGTCAGCTTTGATTTCCGTACCACACCTGTTACAGAGATTGTCACAGAGATAGGTAGACCAGAAATCTTTATTGGTTCCCAAGGCAGACAACCAGGGAAGTTGGGATTTTCGTTATCGCCGCAAGATCCAACAGTGAGGGGAATTAAACCACACAAGGCTGGAGTTGATACTGGGTTATACATTGGTTATGAGCCAGCTACCCAAACTTGGACAGTACGACTTTCTTCTCCCAAATATAAATTAGTTCATTTAGTGATTGAAACACCTCAACCAATGTCTCACTTAACTCGCATTGGTTTTGGACCACTCGATCTCTCTCAATTTGACTTACCAGATGTTTTGCTTTTCTATGACCCTAAAACTAAACAGTATGTTAATCGCACGCAAGGCTCTGGAATTGGTAACCCACTCTTAGCACACTCGGTAGTTGCTGGAGATTTTGATAATGACATGGATGTCGATCTATATGTATTGCGGGGTTATGAATCTTACAGCTTACCAAGTGTTCTATATGAAAATTTAGGTAATGGAACCTTTAGAGTTGTTCCTAATGCCGGTGGTGCTGCAGGACGTCATCCAGGCTTTCATGTTGTGACTCAGATGACAAGAACGATGTTTGGTTCGTGTGTTGCAGTCGCAGATTATAACGTTGATGGTTTTTTAGATTTATTCATGGGTAGTACTGTATTAAGAGCTACACAAAAAACTTACACGGGAACTCCACATCAACTTTTCCGTAACCTTGGCAATAAAAACCATTGGCTGGAAATTGACTTGCAAGGAATCGCATCTAACCGAGACGGTATTGGTACTAGGGTGCTACTCACAGCGGGCGGTGTTACTCAAGTGCGAGAACAGGGAGGAGGAATGCACCTGTATGGTCAAAATCATCAACGTCTTCATTTTGGGTTGAAAAACAATACGCTCATTGACCGAATTGAAGTTTACTGGCCATCAGGAGTTGTTCAAAAAATGTATAATCTCCCTGTCGATCGCGTGATGAAGATTGTCGAGGGCAACGGCATGTTGCGACGCGGTGGATAA